A genome region from Poecile atricapillus isolate bPoeAtr1 chromosome 34, bPoeAtr1.hap1, whole genome shotgun sequence includes the following:
- the LOC131590667 gene encoding olfactory receptor 14J1-like, which translates to MSNSSSISHFLLLALADTRQLQLLHFCLFLGISLAALLGNILIISAIACSHHLHSPMFFFLLNLALSDLGCICTTVPKAMHNSLWDTRDISYTGCAAQVFCFVFFISAEYFLLTIMCYDRYVSICKPLHYETLLGSRACAHMAAAAWASGFLYSLLHTANTFSLPLCQGNALGQFFCEIPHILKLSCSHSNLREIWLLAVSVCLALGCFVFIVFSYVQIFRAVLRIPSEQGRHKAFSTCLPHLAVLSLFLSTASFAHLKPPSISSPSLDLALSVLYSVVAPALNPLIYSLRNQELKAAVWTLMTVWFQKH; encoded by the coding sequence atgtccaacagcagctccatcagccacttcctgctgctggcattggcagacacgcggcagctgcagctcctgcacttctgcctcttcctgggcatctccctggctgccctcctgggcaacATCCTCATCATCAGTGCCatagcctgcagccaccacctgcacagccccatgttcttcttcctgctcaacctggccctCAGTGACCTGGGCTGcatctgcaccactgtgcccaaagccatgcacaattccctctgggacaccagagacatctcctacacaggatgtgctgcacaggttttttgttttgtgttcttCATCTCAGCAGAATATTTCCTCCTGACCATCATGTGCTATGATCGCTAcgtgtccatctgcaaacccctgcactacgagaccctcctgggcagcagagcttgtgcccacatggcagcagctgcctgggccagtggctttctctattcactgctgcacacagccaatacattttccctgcccctgtgccagggcaatgCCCTGGGccagttcttctgtgaaatcccacacaTCCTCAAGCTCTCCTGTTCACACTCAAACCTCAGGGAAATTTGGCTTCTTGCTGTTAGTGTCTGTTTAGCACTtggctgttttgtgttcattgttttctcctatgtgcagatcttcagggccgtgctgaggatcccctctgagcagggacggcacaaagccttttccacctgcctccctcacctggcCGTGCTCTCCCTCTTCCTCAGCACTGCCTCATTTGCACACCTGAAGcctccctccatctcctccccatccctggatctggcACTGTCAGTTCTGTACTCAGTGGTGGCCccagccctgaaccccctcatctacagcttgaggaaccaggagctcaaggctgcagtgtggacaCTGATGACTGTATGgtttcaaaaacattaa